CTTTTCAAGATTTACACGATGCAGCGGCGCCCGACGGCCATGCTAGCGCCGATACGGGTAAACATCACAAGGGTGTGGCGTGTACCTCTCGCCGATACCGCCGGGTGCAGTTGAACGGCGGCGACAAATGGAGCGGCCCCTAAATGGAGTTTTCCATGAACCTGAGAGAACCGTCCCGCGAGCTATCGCATCGATTCTGTGGCAACCGCGATGGGGCGGACGCCGCTCAGCCAATCACTCGATTGATCAATTTTTTGAATCGATCCGGTTCGATGGGCTTGTTGATATAGCCAGTCGCTCCGACTTCCATGGCCGCCTCTCGGATCTTGGTATTCATTTCGGTCGTAAGCACCAGTATCGGCTTGGACTTGAATTCCGGCAGATCTCGCAGCCGCTGGATCAGGACGATCCCATCCATTTCGGGCATGTGAATATCCGTGATCACGGCATCGACTTCGCGATTATCAACCTCGGCCAACGCTTGAACGCCATCATTCGCAAAAAACGGTATATGTCGCATTTCGACGAGCAGGCGTCCCACGTATTCTCGAATTACGGCTGAGTCATCGACGACCAAGAACTTTGCCATGGATGTTCCTTTTATGATTGAATCGGAGAGGCACCGGCCATGCTCCCGTCTATCCAATACTGAGCGAGTGTGTTGTCCCGCCCATTTGTTCGCCAAGACGCGAGGACCTCTTGAGAGAAGAACTCTTGAATCACCGAACACTCATTATGAGAATGGGAGAGGGACCTGCTAGGATCGAGCAAACCCAAAGCTCCCCGCCCGAGGGTCGATCATGTCGATCACTGCGCAATTCGCCGCCTACGCGGCTGCCTTCGAGAAGGCCTACGAAAGCGACGATTGGACCTGCGTCGAACCCTTCTTTGCGGAACACGCGGTCTACGATGTGGGCATCGCCTTCGCCGGACACGAGTGTTTCGAGGGTCGCTCGGCCATTCTCAGCTACTTCAAACAGGTGCTCGATCAATTCGATCGCCGTTTCGATAGCAGGGAACTCATCTTGCTCGAGGGACCCTTCGAGCAGGGCAACACGGTGCGCATCCGCGGGTCGGCGACCTACCGCGCAGCGGGCGTCCCGGATTTTGTCCTGGTGCTCGATGAAATCGCGACCTACGAGGGCGAACTCATCGTTCATCTCGAAGATCGCTATTCGGACGAGATGAAGCGGGAGTCCGCTGAATACATCAAGGCCTACGGCGCGACGCTCGGCATTTAGACTGTCTTTGGATAGAGAAGCAGGCCCATCAGATTACGCTCGGCCACGCTCAGGGAAAGTCTGCATGTCAGCACACAAGGATGTCATTGTCGTCGGAGCCGGGGTCGTTGGCTGCTCGATCGCTTATCACCTCGAACGCCGAGGAATCTCTACCTGCATCGTCGATCGCGAATCCATCGCCACCCGTGCATCGGGAAAGGCCTGGGCGGTGTTCACCTACCCGCCGGCCATGCTCGCCTACGAGAAGTCATACAAGATGCAGTGTAAAGGGATCGAGGGCGACACCCTTGATCTCGCGGAAATGCCCCCCGGTGAGAGCGTCGAGGATTGGCTCTACCTCCACGCCGCGTCCTACAGCCGCATGCCGGAACTCGCGATCGAGTTGGCGGAGCGCGGGGGCGTCGACATCGAATACTGCGAGTCGCCCAGCACCAACCTCGTGACCCAGCAGATGCTCGAGAAAGCGGGTGGGCCCGAGGAGCTACTCCGCCCCTACCGGAAGGTGGGCGGCGTCGAAAGTACTTGGATCGACTCCGATGCCCTGCGGGCACAGTTCCCCTCGCTACACCCGGACTACGTGGGCGGCATCACCGAGCCCGCGGGTCAGGTGGAGCCCTACAAGTTTACCTTGGGCATGGCCCATGCGGCGGAAAGCCTGGGCGCCAAAATCATGCAGGGAGATGTAGTGGGCTTTGAGACTGCGGGCGACAGAATTACCGGCGTCCGGCTCGCGTCGGGAAGCGAACTCCAGGCCGATGCGGTGGTGCTCGCCATGGGTCCATGGACCGGACAAGGGAGCGCGTTGCTCGGCCGCGAGATCGGCTGCCGCCCTTTCCTCATCCAGTGCCTGCGCGCGCACGTACCGGGGGGACTACCGCTCCATACCCTCGGAGCCGGGGATTGTTGGATCCTCCCCAAGAAAAACGGCGAGGTGATCCTCGCCATGTACGGTCCGGATTTCATCGAGCGGCCCAATTTCGACGCCAGTCTGACCGAAGAAATTAAGCTGGAAATCCTGGCGGGTGTCGCCCGGATTCTGCCCGCGCTCGAAGACGCCAAGATCCTCGAACATCGGGGCGATCTACTCGCCCTGGCGCCGACACCGCCCTACCACAAGCCCGTGATGGGCCGACTCCCGGAATGGCAAAACGGCTACATCGCGTCGCGCTTCGGAGGACTCGGCGTCTGCATGAGCCCCGCGACCGGCGAACTCATGGCCGAGCTCATCGACACCGGCAAAGTGCCGTTGCGCGCCCGAAGAATGTTCGAGCGGGTCGCCCCCACTAGCGGATAGGTTCAGTTTCGTGTTGCGGTGATGGTTCCGACATCGCCTAGGCAGGCCGAGCCAAAAATATGAGAAGCCACTCGGTAGGTACCGACCATATCGTTGCCCAATATATCGAGAACTACCGAAAGCTGCTGTGGAAAAATAAATTTGCCGTCGACAAACCCGCCGGGAATAAGGATCAGATCCCCGGTCAGCTGAACGAAGTCCACCACAGACAAACCGTCTCCCGTATCGAAACAGTCGGAGGTCACCACTGTCGTCGTCGTCATCTCCGTCGTGGCCGTCACCTTCGATACGCCCTCCGATGTCCTCGAATCGAGATCTTGCACGAAAACGATTACGATGGTTCCACTCTCTCCTGTCAGCTTGCCAGTGCTCTCCCAGGTCCCTTCCCAGGTTGCCGTGACGTCGAGGAACGGCTCGGAGAGCGATCCGGAGGATCCAGTCTCGTTGGCAACCGTACATGCAACTGCCAACGCGACTGTCAGTAATGACAAGACGATTTGGTGCCAATGATGGTCACTATGACGGTGACTACCACGGTGACTACGACGACGACTCATGATTCATGACTCTGATTCATTTTCGAGCGGTTTTCCAACAACCCGCTGGCTAGCTCATCTGCCTTCCTCAATACACGTAATCCAGCATCCCACACGTCCGCACAACAATCAATAGGCGAGTTCATCGTGGGTTCGTCGGCAATTTGGGCGCAGCGACACCTTCACGCCAGCTGCTTGCAGAGGTTTAAATGGAATGACATCATCGCCTCGTACCCTGGTGCACCCGTTTTGGATCGTGATCTCGAGAAGAGGGAAAGAATAGACGTGGGCAAGCGTGTCATCATCATCCTGCTGGGAATCATGCTCACCGCATCGCCGGCGATCGGAAATTCCAGTAACGACGCAGTCATTGTTACTTTGGGCAGCGGCTTGTTCATGGTGGCCGCCTGCTGGACGATGGATATGGCCTTGCGAGGCGAAGAAACGGATGCAAAACATGGACGCCGAGGCTGGCTGGTAGGATTCAATGCCAGCTATGGACACCCCAGTGACAGCTTCAATGATGACGCAGAGGACAGCCTGGGCGACTTGCTATCGCCCTTCGGCATTTCCGTGGCCGGCACGGAGGGGAGTGCGGGCTTCACGGCTCGTGCAGGCTACCGCTGCAATGAACGGCTTTCGACCGAACTCGGAATCGAATGGCTCGACGAGGTGTCGCGATCGGTGAGGACTCCCGGACAGGGAGAGATCGCCACGACGACCACCCAAGCGCTTTTCGTTAGCAG
This region of Myxococcales bacterium genomic DNA includes:
- a CDS encoding response regulator, whose translation is MAKFLVVDDSAVIREYVGRLLVEMRHIPFFANDGVQALAEVDNREVDAVITDIHMPEMDGIVLIQRLRDLPEFKSKPILVLTTEMNTKIREAAMEVGATGYINKPIEPDRFKKLINRVIG
- a CDS encoding nuclear transport factor 2 family protein; translated protein: MSITAQFAAYAAAFEKAYESDDWTCVEPFFAEHAVYDVGIAFAGHECFEGRSAILSYFKQVLDQFDRRFDSRELILLEGPFEQGNTVRIRGSATYRAAGVPDFVLVLDEIATYEGELIVHLEDRYSDEMKRESAEYIKAYGATLGI
- a CDS encoding outer membrane beta-barrel protein, whose product is MGKRVIIILLGIMLTASPAIGNSSNDAVIVTLGSGLFMVAACWTMDMALRGEETDAKHGRRGWLVGFNASYGHPSDSFNDDAEDSLGDLLSPFGISVAGTEGSAGFTARAGYRCNERLSTELGIEWLDEVSRSVRTPGQGEIATTTTQALFVSSNAKGYLLSGRYQPFVIFGAGTLYVDSVTTNTKGSISDSSNKYSSIALRMGGGLDFYITEHIVMDVEASYVLPVSAIESFKYLSVGVGLQYRF
- a CDS encoding FAD-dependent oxidoreductase — protein: MSAHKDVIVVGAGVVGCSIAYHLERRGISTCIVDRESIATRASGKAWAVFTYPPAMLAYEKSYKMQCKGIEGDTLDLAEMPPGESVEDWLYLHAASYSRMPELAIELAERGGVDIEYCESPSTNLVTQQMLEKAGGPEELLRPYRKVGGVESTWIDSDALRAQFPSLHPDYVGGITEPAGQVEPYKFTLGMAHAAESLGAKIMQGDVVGFETAGDRITGVRLASGSELQADAVVLAMGPWTGQGSALLGREIGCRPFLIQCLRAHVPGGLPLHTLGAGDCWILPKKNGEVILAMYGPDFIERPNFDASLTEEIKLEILAGVARILPALEDAKILEHRGDLLALAPTPPYHKPVMGRLPEWQNGYIASRFGGLGVCMSPATGELMAELIDTGKVPLRARRMFERVAPTSG